The nucleotide window CGAGGGCACCCGCCCCGGCGAGCTGGCCCGGCTGGCCGGGCGCAACAAGCAGACGATGGGCGCGATCCTCGACGAGTTGGAGCGACTGGGATACGTCAGGCGTGCGCCCGACCCGGCCGACCGTCGGGCAAAGTTGATCGTGCCGACGGAGCGGGGTCTCAGCTTGATGGCGGCATCCGACGGCTTCGTACACCTGATCGAGCAGCAACTCGCCGACACGCTCGGCCCCGACCGGTACCGCGACTTCAGGGACGCGCTGGCCCGTGGCGTGGCGAGCCTCCCGGCGACCGGCCAGGAGGCCGAGGGCTGAGCTGGCATGTGCCGGAGCCGGGCTGATGCCGGGAAGCCGGCGCCGCGCACTGGCGCAAGCAGTAGCGTGACGATCAGGAAGGGAGGCGGCGATGAGCCCGAAGGTGGCCCAGGGCGACGCGAGTGCGACGTCGCGCATCGAGAGCCTCGACGTCAAGCTTGAGGTGATCGTCATCCCGGTCTCGGATGTCGACCTGTCGAAGACGTTCTACCAACGGCTGGGATGGCGGCTCGACCAGACCCCGCCCGGCATCGTCCAGCTGACGCCGCACGGCTCCGCGTGCTCCGTACAGTTCGGCCCTGGGCTCACGTCGGCAGCGCCCGGCTCGGCCATGGCGTACCTGATCGTGTCCGACATCGAGGCGGCCCGGGACACCCTCGTCGCCGCCGGTGTCGAGGTCGGCGACGTCTTCCATGTCAGCCCGGACGGCCCGGTCGACGGGCCGGACCCGGAGCGGCGCAGCTACGTCTCCCGCGCCACGTTGCGCGACCCGGACGGCAACACCTGGCTGATGCAGGAGATCACGGACAGGCTTCCCGGGCGCATCGAGGGTGGCTTGACGTCGTTCGGCTCCGTGAGCGACCTGGCGAGCGCGCTGCGGCGCGCGGCCGACGCACACGGTGAGCACGAGAAACGTACGGGGGAGCACGACGACAACTGGCCCGACTGGTACGCGGCGTACATGGTGAGCGAGCAGTCGGGGGCGAAGCCGCCCAAGTGAGCCCCGCCCACGGGGTCAGACCCTTACCGATCGGCGTGCTGCCGGTGAGTCATCGTGATGACTCGCTGTACGTGGTGCTCGGCCGCGTGCTGGTCGCCGAGCCGCATGAGCGCGCGGGCGAGCATCCGGCCTGACGCAGCACCCTCGCGTCGAGGCCCAGTTTCCGCGCGAGGTGGTGCCGGGTCCGCCCGGCGGTCGCGATGTCGTTCATGACCGCTCGATTCCGGACGCCTGGGGGTAGCAGGCGCCGTTGACAGTGACCCGCAACATGTACACGCTGGTCCCGGCGGTGATGAAGAGACAGTTGCGCTTCGGACCCCCGAAGGTGAGGTTGGCGACCGATTCGGGCAACAGGAGCTTGCCGATGAGGGTGCCGTCCGTGTCGAAACAGTGCACGCCGTCCCACGCGGCGGCCCAGACCCGGCCAGCCTCATCCAACCGGACGCCGTCGAAACGTCCGTTGTCGCATTCGGCGAAGATCCTTCCGCCTGTCAGGGCGCCCCCGGCGGCGACGTCGAAGACGCGGATGTGGCTGGGTTCCTGCCGAGTGTCCGCAATGTACAGCTGCTGCTCGTCTTGGGAGAAGGCTAGGCCGTTGGGGCGGCAGAAGTCGTCGGCGACCACCCGTAGGTCACCGGTGGCTGGGTCGAGACGGAAGACGTAGCAGGCGCCACCGAACTCGCTGTCGGCCTTGTTGCCCTCGTAGTCGCTGGAGATCCCGTAGCTCGGGTCGGTGAACCAGATCGTGCCGTCGGCGCGCACGACCACATCATTTGGGCTGTTGAACCGCTTGCCCTGGTACCGCTCGGCCAGCACAGTGACGGCACCGTCGTGTTCGGTGCGGGTGACGCGCCGATTGCCCTGCTCGCAGGTGACGAGCCGGCCCTGCCGGTCGATGGTGTTGCCGTTGGCGTAACCGGAGGAGTGGCGGAAGATGCCGACGGCGCCGGTGGTCTCGTCCCAGCGCAGAAGCCGGTCATTGGGGATGTCGCTCCACACCAGGTAGCGCCCGGCCGGGTAGTAGGCCGGGCCTTCGGTCTTGCGTGAGCCGGTGTGTAGGCGTTCGAGGACGAAGTCGCCGTTGATGCACTGGAAGCGTTCGTCGAGCACCTGGAACTGGGCGGGGATGGTCTCAGTCATCGCGGGCTCCTTGTCGTGATCTGATCACCATTCGTCAAGATGCTAACATTTCCGAATCTGATATGGTCAACAGCAGCTTTGCCTAACTCACGTTCTGAAGATGGGGGCTGCGGTGGACGAAATAGACCTGGCGCTGCTGGCGGCGTTGCAGGCCGACGCCACGCAGGCGTATGCGGATCTCGGCAAGAGGGTGGGGTTGTCGGCGGGGTCTGCCCACGAGCGAGTGCGCAAGCTGCGCGAACGGGGGGTCATCCGGCGTACCACCATCGATGTCGACCCAGCCGCCGTCAACTGCGGTGTGCTCGCATTCGTCATGCTTCAGGCCAATGCGTGGATGGGCAATCCGCCGACCCGCGACGCGCTCGCGGCTATCCCCGAGATCCAGGAGGCCCACATCATCGCCGGGTCGGCGTCGCTCCTGGTAAAGGTCCGCACCTCGACCCCCGAGCAGCTACAGGCTGTGCTGCGGCAAGCCTTCGACATCGACGGCGTCACCGGTACCGAGACCATCGTCGTGCTAGAGACCTTCTTCGAACGGCCACTGAACGTTACCGATCCGAACTTGGCCGGGTAGACAAACGGCACTACTCCGCCGCGCGGACATCGATCCGCCTGGTGTTCGCAATATGGCTGGACAAACATTCTTCGGCATGCTCGAAATCGGGTGTCAATAGCATTCAATTCCATCAGTCACCGACTCAACCTGCGGAGGGTATTCGATGGGCAAGTTGCAGTACCAGTGCAGTATGTCGCTCGACGGCTTCATCGCCGGTCCGGACGGAGACATGTCCTGGCTCGCAGACGACTCCGCATCCGAGGACGCCGAAACGGATACGTCCTCGTCCGAGTCGTCCCAGACCAACGAACTTGTGAAACAGGTCGGCGCGGTGCTGAGCGGAAATCGCACTTACCGCGGTGACGACCCCAATGCCGGAACCGAAAAAGAGGGCGGCTACGAAGGGCAGTACACCGGCCCGACCTTCGTGGTCACCCATCACGTACCGAAAGACTCCGAACCCGACGTGACCTTCGTTGACAATCTCGAGAAGGCCATCTCCCTGGCCAAGGAGGCCGCCGGAGACAAACTGGTCAGCGTGCTCGGTGCCAACGTGGCCAAGCAATGCATCGAACTCGGTGTGCTCGACGAAATCCTCGTCTACATCACCCCCGTGCTCCTCGGAGACGGCGTTCGGCTCTTCGACCATCCCGGTGGCTCACTCGTCAAGCTCGAAATCCTGGAAGCGGGCAAGTTGATCGTCCACGGCAAGGTCGTCTACTGACACGAGGCCAGTGGCGCAGGGCGGGGTGTGGGCGACGTCGTTCACCCACACCCCCGCTCTCGAGACCCGAAAGTAGATTCTATTGCGGAACTCACTTCGGGTAATTGTCGGCGGTCTTCAGGTGATGTCGCGGCGAAGCGGGAAGGCGACGGCCAGCGTGGCGGCCAGGAGTGCGTAGCCGGCTAGGACGAGTGCGCCGACCGGGGTGGAAAGGAGTTGCCCGCTTGGCTGTCCTGTTTGCTGGGCCATCGCGTCGGTGAGGTAGCCGAAGTTGGTAAGGGACGCGGTCGCTCCACCTGGGAGAATGGGATACACCGTGCTGACGCCGGGGATGGCGAGGATGGCGAGTTCGATGAAGTAGAGGTAACCGACGACGACGGCGAGTGCGGCGACCTGGTTGCGCAGCAGCGCCCCGATGCCTACTCCCAGCACGGTGTAGATAGCCATGGTCACGACGAGGCGCAGGAGTAGTTCGACAACGGTCGCGGTGCCGAGGCCGATTGGTATGCCTTGGAGGGCAGCGATGCCGTAGAGAGCGAGGCCGGCCGAGATCGCGACGGTGAGTCCGTAGCCCGTGCCCCCGAGGGCGAAGGCGATGAGCTTCGCGGTGAGGATCCGCCATCGTCGCGGCGCGAACAGGAAAGTGGTGCTGATCGTACGGTGTCGATATTCCGAGGTCATGGCGATGGTGCCGAGCACCGCGGGCACCAGCACGGTGACGGTCACGATGCCCAGTACGCTGCGGACGCCGTCCGGGGTCTCCAATCCTGGCATTGGGGGCTGGGCGTTGTGCGGGCCGATGAGAACAATGAGGCCGACCAGCCCGCCGCCGCAGGCCAGCGCGGCAACCAGTGCCCAGAGCCAGAGCCGGGTGGATTGCAGCCGGCGGATCTCGGCCGCGACGAGCGCAATCATGAGAGGGCTCTTTCGGTGTGGGCGGTCAACGTCAGGAAGATTTGTTCCAGACCGGATCGCTCGGGGGTGAGCTCGT belongs to Micromonospora ureilytica and includes:
- a CDS encoding MarR family winged helix-turn-helix transcriptional regulator, translating into MKRSTLKEQDPDLGILAVQLSARVQREIFRRSAEQGFDDVRPRHGAVLAYLDTEGTRPGELARLAGRNKQTMGAILDELERLGYVRRAPDPADRRAKLIVPTERGLSLMAASDGFVHLIEQQLADTLGPDRYRDFRDALARGVASLPATGQEAEG
- a CDS encoding VOC family protein; amino-acid sequence: MSPKVAQGDASATSRIESLDVKLEVIVIPVSDVDLSKTFYQRLGWRLDQTPPGIVQLTPHGSACSVQFGPGLTSAAPGSAMAYLIVSDIEAARDTLVAAGVEVGDVFHVSPDGPVDGPDPERRSYVSRATLRDPDGNTWLMQEITDRLPGRIEGGLTSFGSVSDLASALRRAADAHGEHEKRTGEHDDNWPDWYAAYMVSEQSGAKPPK
- a CDS encoding SMP-30/gluconolactonase/LRE family protein, producing MTETIPAQFQVLDERFQCINGDFVLERLHTGSRKTEGPAYYPAGRYLVWSDIPNDRLLRWDETTGAVGIFRHSSGYANGNTIDRQGRLVTCEQGNRRVTRTEHDGAVTVLAERYQGKRFNSPNDVVVRADGTIWFTDPSYGISSDYEGNKADSEFGGACYVFRLDPATGDLRVVADDFCRPNGLAFSQDEQQLYIADTRQEPSHIRVFDVAAGGALTGGRIFAECDNGRFDGVRLDEAGRVWAAAWDGVHCFDTDGTLIGKLLLPESVANLTFGGPKRNCLFITAGTSVYMLRVTVNGACYPQASGIERS
- a CDS encoding Lrp/AsnC family transcriptional regulator translates to MGAAVDEIDLALLAALQADATQAYADLGKRVGLSAGSAHERVRKLRERGVIRRTTIDVDPAAVNCGVLAFVMLQANAWMGNPPTRDALAAIPEIQEAHIIAGSASLLVKVRTSTPEQLQAVLRQAFDIDGVTGTETIVVLETFFERPLNVTDPNLAG
- a CDS encoding dihydrofolate reductase family protein gives rise to the protein MGKLQYQCSMSLDGFIAGPDGDMSWLADDSASEDAETDTSSSESSQTNELVKQVGAVLSGNRTYRGDDPNAGTEKEGGYEGQYTGPTFVVTHHVPKDSEPDVTFVDNLEKAISLAKEAAGDKLVSVLGANVAKQCIELGVLDEILVYITPVLLGDGVRLFDHPGGSLVKLEILEAGKLIVHGKVVY
- a CDS encoding ABC transporter permease; protein product: MIALVAAEIRRLQSTRLWLWALVAALACGGGLVGLIVLIGPHNAQPPMPGLETPDGVRSVLGIVTVTVLVPAVLGTIAMTSEYRHRTISTTFLFAPRRWRILTAKLIAFALGGTGYGLTVAISAGLALYGIAALQGIPIGLGTATVVELLLRLVVTMAIYTVLGVGIGALLRNQVAALAVVVGYLYFIELAILAIPGVSTVYPILPGGATASLTNFGYLTDAMAQQTGQPSGQLLSTPVGALVLAGYALLAATLAVAFPLRRDIT